A section of the Humulus lupulus chromosome 2, drHumLupu1.1, whole genome shotgun sequence genome encodes:
- the LOC133817881 gene encoding phenolic glucoside malonyltransferase 1-like — protein MASSPNLPKTLEVSHVAPFTASPETTTHFNLPLTFFDMIWFKFSPSERLFFYSLPEITKHAFLDSLLPKLKHSLSLTLQYFLPLAGKLTWPQDSPKPIVLYAPGDVVSVSVAESDADFDLLASNHAFQASAVRPLVPLLQVSETGASLIALQITVFPNHGFSIGVTTHHAVLDGKSAIMFMKSWAYLSKEDKPLLPELTPFYDRTVIKDPSGFDMKLLNIWSGSPGTTSSDCRNNPKLFEFFQFPSSGESSDLYRATFELSRSDMDKLRQRVSTSWDSSTHISPKPKLHLSSFALTYAYVFNCILKATERDEITKKVLLGFAVDYRNRFTPPVPENYFGNFVGGKFNYDDMRETLLGRKEDSLTALVVKISALIEEMGKQNDPKKEAEKILLKLCSTSTSENSRYIGVAGSPRFGEYSIDFGWGRPKKVAVLSIESGSISMVESKDGNGGIEVGLVLKKHQMDLFTFVFFTDLTNIS, from the coding sequence ATGGCATCATCACCCAACTTGCCCAAAACACTAGAAGTCTCCCATGTCGCTCCATTTACGGCCTCACCCGAAACCACCACCCACTTCAATCTCCCCTTAACCTTTTTCGATATGATTTGGTTCAAATTTTCTCCCTCCGAACGTCTTTTCTTCTATTCTCTCCCAGAAATTACTAAACACGCCTTCTTAGACTCTCTTCTCCCAAAGCTCAAACACTCCCTCTCTCTCACACTCCAGTACTTTCTACCACTAGCTGGAAAACTAACTTGGCCTCAAGATTCCCCCAAGCCAATCGTTCTTTACGCGCCAGGCGACGTCGTTTCGGTGTCCGTCGCCGAGTCCGATGCTGACTTTGACCTCTTAGCCTCAAACCATGCCTTCCAAGCCTCGGCAGTTCGTCCTCTCGTTCCCCTGTTACAAGTTTCTGAAACAGGAGCTTCGTTAATAGCTCTACAAATCACTGTTTTTCCGAATCACGGATTTTCTATTGGCGTCACTACTCATCACGCCGTTCTAGATGGGAAATCGGCAATTATGTTTATGAAGTCGTGGGCTTACTTATCCAAAGAGGATAAGCCATTGTTGCCGGAGCTCACACCCTTCTATGATCGGACTGTCATAAAAGACCCATCTGGGTTTGACATGAAGCTCTTGAATATTTGGTCGGGGAGTCCTGGTACTACCTCATCTGATTGCAGAAACAATCCAAAACTATTTGAATTCTTTCAGTTTCCAAGTTCGGGTGAATCCTCAGACTTATATCGAGCCACATTTGAGCTAAGTCGTTCTGATATGGATAAACTCCGGCAAAGGGTATCTACCAGTTGGGATAGTTCAACTCATATATCTCCAAAGCCAAAGCTCCATTTGTCTTCGTTTGCTCTTACGTATGCTTACGTCTTTAATTGCATTCTCAAAGCTACAGAGAGAGATGAAATTACAAAGAAAGTTCTTTTAGGGTTCGCGGTTGATTACCGGAATCGTTTTACACCACCAGTGCCTGAAAATTATTTCGGCAACTTCGTGGGAGGGAAGTTTAATTACGACGATATGAGGGAGACGTTGCTTGGTAGGAAAGAAGATTCGTTGACTGCTCTTGTGGTGAAGATCAGTGCTTTAATCGAAGAGATGGGCAAACAAAATGATCCAAAGAAAGAAGCAGAGAAAATTTTATTGAAACTTTGTTCAACGTCGACGTCTGAAAATTCTCGCTATATTGGAGTAGCTGGGTCGCCCAGGTTCGGCGAATACAGCATAGATTTTGGATGGGGCCGGCCAAAGAAGGTAGCTGTTTTATCCATAGAGAGTGGATCCATTTCAATGGTGGAGTCTAAAGATGGTAATGGCGGCATTGAGGTTGGTTTGGTTTTAAAGAAACATCAGATGGATCTTTTTACTTTTGTGTTCTTCACTGATCTCACCAATATTTCGTAA